In Oleiharenicola lentus, the following are encoded in one genomic region:
- the hflX gene encoding GTPase HflX, translated as MADFLTDQKVVSRAYLVGVQTFDMETGEGAELLGELKELVENLRLEVVKTNLVVIRTGEQPKYLIGSGKTAEIIAEAKELGADLIVFDKELSPAQQRNWEEDSGLAVIDRQEVILEIFADRAQTREAVLQVALARMEYSLPRLTRAWTHLSRQRGKGAMGGEGETQLEQDRRIVRDRIARLKEELELVISQRATQRRKRMRKPVPGVAIVGYTNAGKSSLLNKLTGAHVLAADKLFATLDPTTRQLHLPDGRTLLATDTVGFIRRLPHRLVEAFKATLEEVVVADFVIHVLDVANPNVAHHFATTMEVLGELGAADKPIITVFNKVDAADKQTLAVVRAQHPEALFISVHTGEGLDRLLARCEELAVDDSEAVELLIPHHRYDVVAKLHQGGQVRTQETRDDGVFLTGRFPQKLKAVYDPFRHIAPPPQRKPATKRPKKS; from the coding sequence ATGGCTGATTTCCTCACCGACCAGAAAGTAGTTTCCCGCGCCTATCTCGTGGGCGTGCAGACCTTTGACATGGAGACCGGCGAAGGCGCCGAACTGCTGGGCGAACTGAAGGAGCTGGTCGAAAACCTCCGGCTCGAGGTCGTGAAGACCAACCTCGTCGTCATCCGCACCGGCGAACAGCCCAAATACCTGATCGGCTCCGGCAAGACCGCCGAGATCATCGCCGAGGCCAAAGAGCTCGGTGCCGATCTGATCGTATTCGACAAGGAACTCTCGCCCGCCCAGCAGCGCAACTGGGAGGAGGACTCCGGCCTCGCCGTGATCGACCGGCAGGAGGTCATTCTCGAAATCTTCGCCGACCGTGCCCAGACCCGCGAGGCCGTGCTGCAGGTGGCGCTGGCCCGCATGGAGTACTCGCTGCCGCGTCTCACGCGCGCCTGGACCCACCTTTCGCGCCAGCGCGGCAAGGGCGCCATGGGCGGCGAAGGCGAAACCCAGCTCGAACAGGACCGTCGCATCGTGCGCGACCGCATCGCCCGCCTGAAGGAGGAACTGGAACTCGTCATTTCCCAACGCGCGACCCAGCGCCGCAAGCGCATGCGCAAGCCCGTGCCCGGCGTCGCCATAGTCGGCTACACCAACGCCGGCAAATCCTCGCTCCTCAACAAGCTCACCGGCGCTCACGTGCTCGCCGCCGACAAGCTCTTCGCCACGCTCGACCCGACCACGCGCCAGCTGCACCTGCCCGACGGCCGCACGCTGCTCGCCACCGACACCGTCGGCTTCATCCGCCGCCTGCCCCATCGCCTCGTTGAGGCCTTCAAGGCCACGCTCGAGGAGGTCGTCGTCGCCGACTTCGTCATCCACGTGCTCGACGTCGCCAACCCCAACGTCGCCCACCACTTCGCCACCACCATGGAGGTGCTCGGCGAGCTCGGTGCCGCCGACAAACCCATCATCACCGTCTTCAACAAGGTGGACGCCGCCGATAAGCAGACGCTTGCTGTCGTTCGCGCCCAGCACCCCGAGGCGCTCTTCATCAGCGTCCACACCGGCGAAGGCCTCGACCGCCTGCTCGCCCGCTGCGAGGAACTGGCGGTGGACGACAGCGAGGCCGTCGAGCTCCTAATCCCCCATCACCGTTACGACGTGGTCGCCAAGCTGCACCAAGGCGGCCAGGTCCGGACGCAGGAGACGCGCGACGACGGCGTCTTCCTCACCGGCCGTTTCCCGCAGAAGCTGAAGGCCGTTTACGACCCATTCCGCCACATCGCCCCGCCGCCCCAGCGCAAGCCCGCCACCAAGCGCCCGAAGAAGTCCTGA
- a CDS encoding (2Fe-2S)-binding protein — protein MPTYTLKVNGQAHTINVAADTPLLWALRDTLGLVGTKYGCGMGLCGACTVHLNGVPVRSCQTPVSAVGNTPVTTIEGLDPAGKHPLQQAWCDHDVPQCGYCQSGQIMSAAALLKQTPTPTDADIDAAMAGNLCRCGTYVRIRAAIKDAAALATKGGAQ, from the coding sequence ATGCCCACTTATACTCTGAAAGTAAACGGGCAGGCCCATACGATCAACGTCGCGGCGGACACGCCGCTGCTGTGGGCGCTGCGTGACACCCTCGGTCTCGTCGGCACGAAATACGGCTGTGGCATGGGCCTCTGCGGCGCCTGCACCGTCCACCTCAACGGCGTGCCGGTGCGCTCCTGCCAGACGCCCGTCTCAGCGGTGGGCAACACGCCTGTCACCACCATCGAGGGCCTCGACCCCGCGGGCAAACACCCGCTGCAACAAGCCTGGTGCGACCACGACGTGCCGCAATGTGGCTATTGCCAGTCGGGCCAGATCATGAGCGCCGCCGCTCTGCTTAAGCAGACGCCCACGCCCACTGACGCCGACATCGACGCCGCCATGGCCGGCAACCTCTGCCGCTGCGGCACCTACGTCCGCATCCGCGCCGCCATCAAGGACGCCGCCGCCCTCGCGACCAAGGGAGGTGCGCAATGA